One window of Chroococcidiopsis sp. TS-821 genomic DNA carries:
- a CDS encoding UDP-glucuronic acid decarboxylase family protein: MRILVTGGAGFVGSHLIDRLMVEGHEVICLDNFYTGHKRNILQWLDHPYFELIRHDITEPIRLEVDQIYHLACPASPVHYQYNPVKTVKTSVMGTLNMLGLAKRVKARFLLASTSEIYGDPEVHPQTEDYRGNVNPIGIRSCYDEGKRIAETLSFDYHRQNDVDIRVARIFNTYGPRMLENDGRVVSNFVAQALRGNPLTVYGDGSQTRSFCYVSDLVEGLIRLMNNEHIGPVNLGNPDEYTILELATAVQQLVNPDAEIKFEPLPSDDPRRRRPDITRAKTWLNWEPTVPLQEGLKLTIEDFRSRIQSEQPLEASKIAK, encoded by the coding sequence ATGAGAATTTTGGTTACAGGTGGTGCTGGTTTTGTTGGTTCCCATCTTATCGATCGGTTGATGGTAGAAGGACACGAAGTCATTTGTCTTGATAACTTCTACACAGGTCACAAACGTAATATCCTTCAATGGCTGGATCATCCTTATTTTGAATTGATTCGCCATGACATTACTGAACCAATTCGGTTAGAAGTAGACCAGATCTATCACCTTGCTTGTCCTGCATCTCCAGTTCACTATCAGTACAACCCAGTCAAAACGGTCAAAACCAGCGTCATGGGTACGCTCAATATGTTGGGTTTAGCTAAACGGGTGAAAGCTCGCTTCTTGTTAGCTTCTACCTCAGAAATCTACGGCGATCCCGAAGTTCATCCACAAACTGAGGATTACCGTGGAAACGTTAATCCCATAGGAATTCGCTCGTGCTACGACGAAGGTAAACGGATTGCTGAAACACTTTCGTTTGATTACCATCGCCAAAATGACGTTGATATTCGCGTGGCTCGCATCTTCAATACCTACGGACCGCGAATGTTGGAAAACGATGGTCGAGTTGTCAGTAACTTTGTCGCGCAAGCGCTTCGAGGCAATCCCTTAACAGTATATGGCGACGGTTCACAAACTCGTAGTTTTTGCTACGTTTCCGATCTGGTGGAGGGATTAATACGGTTAATGAATAACGAACACATTGGTCCTGTTAACTTAGGAAATCCAGATGAATACACAATTCTAGAGCTAGCAACTGCAGTGCAGCAGTTAGTCAATCCAGATGCAGAAATTAAGTTCGAGCCTTTACCTTCCGATGACCCTCGCCGTCGCCGTCCTGACATTACCCGCGCCAAAACTTGGTTGAACTGGGAACCTACAGTACCACTGCAAGAAGGTCTAAAGCTTACTATCGAAGATTTTCGGTCTCGGATTCAAAGCGAGCAACCACTCGAAGCTAGCAAAATAGCAAAGTAG
- a CDS encoding universal stress protein, protein MGWGKRTGFRARLFSNVIDSVLWTSHCPVAVTRLLESSTKI, encoded by the coding sequence ATGGGCTGGGGAAAACGTACCGGCTTTCGCGCTCGCTTGTTTAGTAATGTGATTGATAGTGTATTGTGGACATCTCATTGTCCGGTTGCAGTGACGCGCCTGCTCGAATCTTCCACCAAAATCTGA
- a CDS encoding HAS-barrel domain-containing protein: MRLPLPQFATGDRAPNHIAEVIETSTTEFLAQCLEPEDLSFPVMPPFGSWVKSVDEESGNQVYGVVYYATTMPIDSIHRARALGLSLQDLREQQPQIFAMLKTEFRAAIVGFERPMATGSQRFYQYLPPRPPQIHQAVYHCEPETIVAFSEQLDFLRTLLQVNGAPVEALTAAAIREVYQLRNADREWLVKAGRTLSVLLKDDYDRLKVVLSQIHP, from the coding sequence ATGCGCCTTCCTCTACCACAATTTGCCACAGGCGATCGCGCTCCGAATCACATTGCTGAGGTCATCGAAACCTCAACAACCGAATTTTTGGCGCAGTGTTTAGAACCCGAAGACTTGAGCTTTCCTGTCATGCCACCGTTTGGTAGTTGGGTAAAATCTGTTGATGAAGAATCAGGCAATCAAGTCTATGGGGTAGTGTATTATGCGACAACAATGCCAATTGACTCGATTCATCGCGCAAGAGCATTAGGTTTATCGTTACAAGACTTACGCGAACAACAACCGCAAATCTTTGCGATGCTTAAGACTGAGTTTAGAGCAGCGATCGTCGGATTTGAGCGACCAATGGCAACAGGGTCACAACGTTTTTATCAATATTTACCACCCCGTCCGCCACAAATTCACCAAGCTGTTTACCATTGCGAACCAGAAACAATTGTTGCTTTCTCAGAACAGTTAGATTTTTTAAGAACGTTGCTACAAGTTAATGGTGCGCCCGTAGAAGCACTAACTGCTGCGGCGATCCGCGAAGTTTATCAGTTGCGCAACGCTGACCGCGAATGGTTAGTTAAGGCAGGAAGAACTTTAAGTGTATTACTCAAAGACGACTACGATCGCTTGAAAGTTGTACTTAGCCAAATTCATCCCTAA
- a CDS encoding NAD(P)H dehydrogenase subunit NdhS, with translation MILPGTAVRVTNPNDTYYRFQGLVQRVSDGKAAVLFEGGNWDKLVTFNLSELEPVETGRKKAK, from the coding sequence ATGATCTTACCTGGAACAGCTGTACGCGTCACAAATCCCAACGATACTTACTACCGTTTTCAGGGTCTAGTCCAGCGCGTAAGTGATGGTAAAGCTGCGGTGCTGTTTGAGGGAGGGAACTGGGATAAACTGGTTACTTTCAACCTCTCAGAACTCGAACCTGTAGAAACTGGACGTAAAAAAGCCAAATAA
- a CDS encoding alpha/beta fold hydrolase — MLQFQPPGFGQGVVQTSLGLMVYYTPVDPMWASSTFWQKETVPTLVFLHSFGGGASAYEWSKVYPAFASDYRVLAPDLIGWGQSTHPVRNYQIDDYLTTIAEFIQKTCPHRAIAVASSLTAALVIRLAVQQPNLFQSLVLICPSGFDDFGQGAGRRLPLQLIGTPLLNDLIYSVGAQNELAVRNFLQRFLFAKPDRVTEEMVAAYLTSAQQPNAKYAALAFLQGELYFDLARYIPQLTVPTGMIWGEAAQFTSLELGRRLAQLNPQAIRKFQAIASTGVLPHLETPEIVIGLLQLYLQTLAI; from the coding sequence ATGCTACAGTTTCAACCTCCGGGTTTTGGTCAAGGAGTTGTACAAACATCATTAGGGTTGATGGTCTACTATACCCCTGTCGATCCGATGTGGGCATCTAGCACATTTTGGCAAAAGGAAACGGTACCAACTTTAGTCTTTCTACACAGCTTTGGTGGTGGGGCTTCTGCGTATGAGTGGTCTAAAGTGTACCCTGCTTTTGCAAGTGACTATCGAGTTTTAGCGCCCGATTTAATCGGTTGGGGACAATCAACGCATCCTGTGCGGAATTATCAAATCGATGACTATCTGACAACGATCGCCGAATTTATTCAGAAAACTTGTCCTCATCGCGCGATCGCTGTTGCTTCTTCGTTAACCGCAGCATTAGTGATTCGCCTTGCGGTTCAACAGCCGAATTTATTTCAATCGCTGGTTCTTATTTGCCCTTCTGGGTTTGACGACTTTGGACAGGGCGCAGGACGTCGGTTACCACTACAACTGATCGGAACACCACTGTTAAACGATTTGATTTACTCTGTTGGCGCGCAAAATGAACTTGCTGTCCGCAACTTTTTACAGCGATTTCTCTTTGCCAAACCCGACCGCGTGACAGAAGAAATGGTAGCTGCTTACTTAACATCGGCACAACAACCTAATGCCAAATATGCAGCGCTTGCCTTTTTACAAGGAGAGCTTTATTTTGACTTAGCACGGTACATCCCACAGCTTACTGTACCCACAGGGATGATTTGGGGAGAAGCTGCACAATTTACGTCGCTTGAACTAGGGAGACGACTGGCGCAATTAAACCCGCAAGCAATTCGTAAATTTCAAGCGATCGCATCTACGGGTGTCTTACCGCATTTGGAAACACCTGAAATTGTTATCGGTTTGTTGCAACTCTATCTTCAGACGCTCGCCATCTAA
- a CDS encoding S-layer homology domain-containing protein, with protein MSTFKHWRSGTAGLMALGITVGAVAPMTVPAPSFAQVSAFADVPANYWATPFITELASRNIIAGFPDNSFRPEEPVTRAQFAAMVSRAFPRAGQRPAVQFTDVPSNFWGAAAIQQAYTTGFLAGYPGNRFEPNQNIPREQVLVSLANGLNYTATTDVNSVLGQFYADANAISGYARAPIAAATERRIVVNYPNVQFLNPTRTATRADVAAFIYQALASAGQVAAVNSPYIVGQAQQPTAPTTVTIPSGTSLPVRYDQAERILVTREETAPLTLTVAQNIITRDGTVLIPSGSQVVGELRPAEGGSQFVARELVLASGQRYQFNATSEVITRTERVRRGANAGRIVRNAALGAAAAAAISAVTGDRAIATEEVLGGAGVGALLGLFLGRDSVDLVAIDPDTDLQLTLASDLVLTPNATTQQ; from the coding sequence ATGTCTACTTTCAAGCACTGGCGATCGGGAACCGCTGGACTAATGGCTTTGGGGATAACCGTTGGTGCCGTTGCTCCTATGACCGTACCTGCGCCATCGTTTGCGCAAGTGTCTGCTTTTGCTGATGTTCCAGCCAACTATTGGGCAACGCCCTTTATTACAGAACTCGCAAGCAGAAACATTATTGCTGGGTTTCCTGATAACAGTTTTCGACCAGAAGAGCCAGTGACGCGCGCTCAATTTGCAGCAATGGTAAGTAGGGCTTTCCCACGCGCAGGGCAAAGACCCGCAGTACAATTTACCGATGTACCATCGAACTTTTGGGGTGCAGCAGCGATTCAGCAGGCTTACACAACAGGTTTTCTAGCAGGCTATCCAGGGAATCGTTTTGAACCGAATCAAAACATTCCTCGCGAACAAGTTTTAGTTTCGCTAGCTAACGGTCTTAACTATACTGCAACCACCGACGTCAATAGCGTTTTGGGTCAATTTTATGCTGATGCAAACGCTATTTCTGGTTACGCTCGCGCGCCGATCGCTGCTGCCACTGAACGACGGATTGTTGTAAATTATCCGAATGTTCAATTTCTTAATCCAACGCGAACGGCAACACGTGCAGATGTAGCAGCATTCATTTATCAAGCTTTAGCAAGTGCAGGGCAAGTCGCCGCGGTTAACTCGCCTTACATTGTCGGGCAAGCACAGCAACCAACAGCGCCCACAACCGTTACAATTCCCAGTGGCACGAGTCTTCCAGTACGCTACGACCAAGCCGAAAGAATTTTAGTCACGCGCGAAGAAACCGCGCCTCTAACGCTCACAGTCGCACAAAACATCATCACGCGCGATGGTACCGTATTGATTCCTTCGGGTAGCCAAGTTGTTGGCGAACTGCGACCAGCTGAAGGTGGTTCGCAATTTGTTGCCCGCGAGTTAGTTTTGGCTAGCGGTCAGCGTTATCAATTTAATGCAACCTCAGAAGTGATTACTCGTACCGAACGCGTGCGTCGCGGCGCGAATGCAGGTCGCATTGTGCGTAATGCGGCATTAGGTGCTGCTGCTGCTGCTGCCATTTCTGCGGTTACTGGAGACCGCGCGATCGCAACAGAAGAAGTCCTTGGTGGAGCTGGTGTTGGTGCTTTACTTGGCTTATTCTTGGGTCGAGACAGCGTTGACCTAGTTGCTATTGACCCTGATACCGATTTACAACTCACACTCGCATCGGATTTAGTGCTGACTCCTAACGCGACAACACAGCAATAA
- a CDS encoding sensor histidine kinase KdpD — MSASSELVALCRSQVALLTQSLGASLSVVYLTEELQEEGESQTKLIPIVIYPETAAWQAATVLTLIPELSNSLLPLLSDTHSALPDAVPQLFEPESTDNSSVQDDSLLPSTQIVLPLMHDNSFMGLLVTSREHKPWNERERHEIERIAQTLALARVLDKRREWYEQQLTQQQSLMQTQRDLLDNLLHQLRNPLTALRTFGKLLMKRFVPGDANRQVAENIVRESDRIQELLKQFDQVIELTPPEPDSEKSLSVTPLVLERTVEPVAKPLVLLPNVGENIEPCSVADILEPLLASASAIAQERNLNVQSDIPADLPLVYANRVALREVFSNLLDNALKYTPAGGQIYIQVEPKEDLQSIAISDSGPGIPPQDLEHMFERHYRGVQAASQIPGTGLGLAIAKDLVEQMQGKIEVFSPAKHFTRPNADTPGTTFVVWLPVVKKAISN, encoded by the coding sequence ATGTCTGCTAGTTCTGAGTTAGTTGCGCTATGTCGATCGCAGGTTGCTTTACTGACCCAAAGTTTAGGAGCATCCTTAAGCGTTGTGTACCTAACTGAAGAACTGCAAGAAGAAGGAGAATCACAAACAAAGTTAATTCCGATAGTGATTTATCCCGAAACAGCAGCTTGGCAAGCAGCAACAGTTTTAACGCTCATTCCAGAACTCAGTAATAGTCTATTGCCGTTGCTGTCTGATACGCACTCTGCACTGCCAGATGCCGTACCGCAGTTATTTGAGCCAGAGTCGACAGACAATTCATCGGTGCAAGACGATAGTTTGTTGCCTAGCACGCAAATCGTTTTGCCTTTGATGCATGACAACAGCTTCATGGGATTGCTGGTGACCAGTCGAGAGCATAAACCCTGGAATGAACGCGAACGTCATGAAATTGAACGCATTGCGCAAACACTGGCGCTGGCAAGAGTCCTCGATAAACGACGCGAGTGGTACGAACAGCAGCTAACTCAACAGCAATCTTTGATGCAGACGCAACGCGATTTGCTCGATAATTTATTGCATCAATTGCGCAACCCGTTAACAGCGCTACGGACATTTGGCAAACTTTTAATGAAGCGCTTCGTTCCTGGTGATGCGAATCGTCAAGTTGCAGAAAACATTGTTAGAGAAAGCGATCGCATCCAAGAATTACTCAAACAGTTTGACCAAGTTATTGAGCTAACCCCACCAGAGCCTGATTCTGAAAAATCTTTGTCAGTCACGCCTTTGGTTCTAGAAAGGACAGTCGAACCAGTTGCAAAACCTTTAGTGCTGCTACCAAATGTTGGCGAAAATATAGAACCGTGTTCGGTTGCTGATATTCTCGAACCGCTGTTAGCTAGTGCCAGTGCGATCGCGCAAGAACGCAACTTAAACGTTCAGTCAGATATTCCTGCTGATTTACCCTTAGTTTATGCTAATCGCGTAGCTTTAAGAGAAGTCTTTAGTAATTTACTGGATAACGCTTTAAAGTACACGCCCGCCGGAGGACAAATTTATATTCAAGTAGAACCGAAAGAAGATCTGCAAAGTATTGCAATTAGCGATAGCGGTCCAGGAATTCCACCGCAAGATCTCGAGCATATGTTTGAGCGACATTATCGGGGCGTGCAAGCAGCATCACAAATTCCTGGCACAGGGTTGGGACTGGCGATCGCAAAAGATTTAGTCGAACAAATGCAAGGAAAAATTGAAGTTTTTAGTCCTGCCAAGCATTTTACTCGCCCAAATGCTGACACTCCTGGAACGACGTTTGTCGTCTGGCTACCTGTGGTAAAAAAAGCGATTAGCAATTAG
- a CDS encoding DUF3155 domain-containing protein, with product MARRRKRKSRRRQEGRRILEHVAQFSIESGEDKPVTAARKFIQAEGILPPALLLVKRNEHTTDRYFWAEKGLFGAQYVEENHFLFPSLRTLESPEQDSLAVRK from the coding sequence TTGGCAAGGAGACGGAAGCGTAAAAGTCGTCGTCGCCAAGAAGGACGCCGAATCCTCGAACACGTTGCCCAGTTTAGCATCGAAAGTGGCGAAGATAAACCTGTGACAGCCGCACGAAAATTTATTCAAGCGGAGGGGATTTTGCCACCAGCGTTGCTATTAGTGAAACGGAACGAACATACGACAGACCGTTATTTTTGGGCAGAGAAAGGTCTATTCGGGGCACAATATGTGGAAGAAAACCATTTCTTGTTTCCCAGTTTGAGAACGTTAGAATCTCCAGAACAAGACAGCTTAGCTGTTCGTAAATGA
- a CDS encoding cofactor assembly of complex C subunit B has translation MSVTSLTSTLVLTLLLAVGLFFFIRASVKDRTQEVTLVGEQEDTTLLEQLQQYFTRRSYRLSSVDSERYQVTYEGFVKPSIFLAIFLTLLAAIGILCLALVWSLLFPNLSSIFLGLVLLSPMAGVFYWKKAARPEQVLLKLSNQTNKLPHELQSRITVVAHRDELIELQRSLKLKPCE, from the coding sequence ATGAGTGTTACGTCTCTTACTTCTACGTTGGTGCTGACTTTGCTATTAGCAGTCGGGCTGTTTTTCTTTATTCGAGCATCGGTTAAAGACCGCACGCAAGAAGTCACTCTTGTTGGGGAACAAGAAGACACGACTTTGCTAGAGCAATTACAGCAGTATTTTACCCGCCGCTCATATCGCCTATCTAGCGTTGATTCTGAGCGCTATCAAGTTACGTACGAGGGATTTGTTAAACCGAGCATTTTCTTAGCAATTTTTTTAACGTTGCTCGCAGCGATCGGCATTTTGTGTTTAGCACTTGTCTGGTCTCTACTTTTCCCTAACTTGAGTTCAATCTTCCTTGGTTTAGTGCTACTATCTCCTATGGCTGGCGTGTTTTATTGGAAAAAAGCTGCTCGTCCAGAGCAAGTCTTGCTCAAGCTCTCCAATCAAACAAACAAGCTACCGCATGAGTTACAAAGCCGAATTACAGTTGTGGCTCATCGAGATGAGCTAATTGAGTTACAGCGATCGCTCAAGTTAAAGCCTTGCGAATAA
- a CDS encoding PadR family transcriptional regulator yields the protein MKIHEIYEFFQNPPPTYLCQELAVCYVLSVLLESESYGTELIQRLETEYPLYRLSDTVLYSALKFLEDEKAITGYWRKVEGRGRPRRMYQINPDWLPQAQELARLWHGYVSSGMRVTNHQ from the coding sequence ATGAAAATTCATGAAATCTATGAGTTTTTTCAAAACCCCCCTCCAACTTATTTATGCCAGGAATTAGCTGTATGTTATGTCTTGTCAGTATTATTAGAATCGGAGTCTTATGGAACAGAGTTAATTCAACGTTTAGAGACCGAATATCCCTTATACCGCCTTTCTGATACTGTTTTGTACAGCGCCCTCAAGTTTCTTGAAGATGAAAAGGCTATTACTGGCTACTGGCGCAAGGTGGAAGGTCGCGGACGTCCTCGCAGGATGTATCAAATTAATCCTGATTGGTTACCGCAAGCTCAAGAATTGGCGCGTTTATGGCATGGGTATGTGAGTAGTGGTATGCGTGTAACAAATCATCAATAA
- a CDS encoding DUF3611 family protein encodes MVNKSDSSLPSGLQRIAIAFRIAGWLSFWTQLVLAVVSAVILLSASLSRDTGPNVQQSPGTGFGIVLAVSGLVTLGLGIYIAFRYTRISNRLLSANTTNRPRKADTIQILRLGLIVNLVGMLLTILGAQAIAGTLLLRSFALPQTGLGAAIYNPQQLIRPLDILVVQANTNTVAAHFAGLVASLFLLARINKN; translated from the coding sequence ATGGTTAACAAGTCAGATTCTTCGCTGCCTTCGGGATTGCAACGAATTGCGATTGCATTTCGCATAGCTGGCTGGCTTAGTTTTTGGACTCAGTTAGTCTTAGCGGTTGTCTCTGCTGTCATATTGCTGTCTGCCAGTTTGAGTCGAGATACAGGACCAAATGTGCAACAAAGTCCAGGAACAGGCTTTGGCATCGTTTTAGCTGTCAGTGGCTTAGTTACGTTAGGTTTAGGGATTTACATAGCGTTTCGTTACACGCGCATTAGTAATCGCTTGCTTTCAGCAAATACAACGAATCGTCCGCGCAAGGCAGATACAATTCAAATTCTACGCCTAGGCTTAATTGTGAATTTAGTCGGAATGCTATTAACGATTTTGGGGGCGCAGGCGATCGCCGGTACGCTACTTCTGAGATCCTTTGCATTACCGCAAACAGGGTTAGGCGCAGCAATTTACAATCCGCAACAACTCATTCGACCGTTGGATATATTGGTAGTTCAAGCAAATACGAACACTGTAGCGGCTCATTTTGCGGGGCTTGTTGCTTCGTTATTTCTCTTAGCTCGCATCAATAAAAACTAG
- the serS gene encoding serine--tRNA ligase produces MLDIKQIRENPSFVQERLQSRGNYDLQPLLTLDRQQRELEAKRSHLQARSNEIGKLVGQKIKAGSDPQGAEIQSLRQEGNDLKNQISELEPQEREIKSQLEALLLTIPNLPSESTPLGSSEEDNVEVRRWGDEYIPQNHILPHWEIGEYLGILNFERSVKVAQSRFVTLIGAGAALERALIQFMLDRQIAAGYTEVLPPILINTQSLTASGQLPKFAEESFKCAADDLWLSPTAEVPITNLYREEILAAEDLPINHCAYTPCFRREAGSYGRDTRGLIRLHQFNKVELYKFVHPATSEQEHQKLVADAEAILQELKLPYRVLELCTGDLGFSAAKTYDLEVWLPSANKYREISSCSNCRDFQARRGGIRFKESGKKGTQFVHTLNGSGLAVGRTMAAILENYQQPDKTVRIPEALQPYLKQEVLTRTTS; encoded by the coding sequence GTGCTGGATATTAAGCAGATTCGAGAAAATCCATCATTCGTACAAGAAAGGTTGCAAAGTCGAGGAAACTACGATCTGCAACCGCTATTAACACTCGATCGACAACAAAGAGAACTCGAAGCGAAGCGATCGCACTTACAAGCGCGCAGTAACGAGATTGGGAAACTTGTCGGACAAAAAATTAAAGCAGGTAGCGATCCGCAAGGCGCAGAGATTCAGAGTTTGCGTCAAGAAGGAAACGACCTCAAAAACCAAATTAGCGAACTCGAACCGCAAGAAAGAGAGATTAAGTCGCAATTAGAAGCTTTATTGTTGACAATACCCAATTTACCGAGTGAATCGACTCCACTGGGTAGCAGCGAAGAAGATAACGTTGAAGTCAGACGTTGGGGCGATGAGTATATTCCCCAAAACCATATCTTACCGCATTGGGAAATTGGCGAATATTTGGGAATTTTAAATTTTGAGCGATCGGTGAAAGTTGCCCAAAGTCGTTTTGTAACGTTAATTGGCGCCGGCGCAGCTCTAGAAAGAGCATTAATTCAGTTTATGCTCGATCGCCAAATTGCAGCAGGTTATACAGAAGTTTTACCGCCAATTCTCATTAATACTCAATCGCTAACTGCCTCAGGTCAATTGCCGAAGTTTGCCGAAGAAAGTTTCAAGTGTGCGGCAGATGATTTATGGTTAAGTCCAACAGCAGAAGTCCCCATTACTAACCTGTATCGCGAAGAAATTCTTGCAGCTGAAGATTTACCAATAAACCACTGTGCGTATACTCCTTGCTTTAGACGAGAAGCAGGAAGTTATGGAAGAGATACGCGCGGTTTAATTCGCCTGCATCAATTTAATAAAGTCGAACTTTACAAATTTGTTCATCCTGCGACTTCAGAACAAGAGCATCAAAAGTTAGTTGCAGATGCTGAAGCAATTTTACAAGAGTTGAAGCTACCGTATCGCGTATTAGAACTGTGTACTGGAGACTTGGGCTTCTCGGCAGCAAAGACGTATGATTTAGAAGTTTGGCTACCTTCAGCAAACAAATATCGCGAAATCTCTAGTTGTTCTAATTGTCGAGATTTTCAAGCACGACGTGGCGGAATTCGCTTTAAAGAAAGTGGCAAAAAAGGCACGCAATTTGTCCATACACTCAACGGTTCAGGGTTAGCGGTAGGACGTACAATGGCAGCAATTTTAGAGAACTACCAGCAGCCTGATAAAACGGTACGCATCCCCGAAGCACTGCAACCTTATCTCAAGCAAGAGGTGTTAACAAGAACGACGTCTTAA
- the rseP gene encoding RIP metalloprotease RseP has protein sequence MSVLAAIAVLALLIVVHELGHFIAARSQGIHVNRFSLGFGPVLLKYQGKETEYAVRAFPLGGYVGFPDDDPDSKIPPNDPNLLRNRPVLDRAIVISAGVIANLIFAYLLLVVQIGTVGAPQLNFEPGVLVPAVVTEQTSVAAQAGIKPGDIIISVDGKALPASQEALPYLRQVIQEHPNQPLPLTIQRNDETIVLTVTPEAGEDGKGRIGVQLAPNGKVERQRASNIIEAFTAGATEFQRIVLLTGQGFVQLLSNFSQTADQVAGPVKIVEIGASIAQSDAGNLFQFAALISVNLALINILPLPALDGGQLAFLLIEGLRGKPLPTHIQDGVMQTGLMLLLGLGIFLIVRDTANLEWVQNLF, from the coding sequence ATGTCAGTTTTGGCAGCGATCGCAGTTTTAGCGCTATTGATCGTGGTACACGAGCTGGGACACTTTATTGCAGCAAGATCCCAAGGTATCCACGTTAACCGTTTCTCGCTGGGCTTTGGTCCGGTTTTGTTAAAGTACCAGGGAAAGGAAACTGAGTATGCTGTCAGGGCATTTCCTTTAGGTGGGTATGTCGGATTTCCTGATGACGATCCCGATAGCAAAATTCCGCCCAACGATCCCAATTTATTGCGCAACCGTCCTGTGCTCGATCGGGCAATAGTGATTAGTGCAGGCGTTATTGCCAACTTGATTTTTGCCTATTTATTACTCGTAGTTCAGATTGGGACGGTTGGCGCGCCACAACTCAACTTTGAACCTGGTGTTTTAGTTCCTGCAGTTGTCACCGAACAAACAAGTGTAGCTGCCCAAGCTGGTATCAAACCAGGGGACATTATTATCAGTGTTGATGGGAAAGCGTTACCCGCTTCACAAGAAGCATTGCCTTATCTACGCCAGGTGATACAAGAACACCCAAATCAACCATTGCCACTCACAATTCAACGCAACGACGAAACTATTGTGTTGACTGTTACCCCCGAAGCTGGTGAAGATGGCAAAGGACGCATTGGCGTGCAGTTAGCGCCTAATGGCAAAGTAGAACGTCAGCGTGCAAGTAATATCATAGAAGCGTTTACGGCAGGTGCGACTGAATTTCAGCGGATTGTCTTGTTGACAGGGCAAGGTTTTGTGCAGTTACTCAGTAACTTTAGTCAAACAGCAGATCAAGTCGCAGGTCCTGTAAAAATTGTGGAAATTGGAGCAAGTATTGCCCAATCCGATGCAGGAAACTTATTTCAATTTGCAGCGTTGATCAGCGTTAACCTGGCTTTAATTAACATTTTGCCACTACCCGCCTTAGATGGCGGACAACTCGCGTTTTTACTCATTGAAGGTTTGCGTGGTAAGCCGCTACCTACTCACATTCAGGACGGGGTTATGCAAACTGGACTCATGTTATTGTTAGGTTTAGGCATCTTTTTAATTGTGCGCGATACTGCCAACCTTGAGTGGGTACAGAATTTGTTCTAG
- the nth gene encoding endonuclease III encodes MSIVRKLASKRQRALEILIRLKRLYPEAPCTLNYATPVQLLVATILSAQCTDERVNQVTPELFRRFPDAAAIANADPAEIETIIRPTGFYRNKAKNIQAACRILVQEYGGNVPARMEKLLTLPGVARKTANVVLAHAYDIHVGVTVDTHVKRLSYRLGLTKHTDPLHIERDLMRLLPQEDWENWSIRLIYHGRAICKARNPLCDACVLADLCPSAHLSNPPQQELPSALPAQTPAS; translated from the coding sequence GTGAGTATTGTTCGTAAATTGGCAAGTAAAAGGCAACGGGCGCTGGAAATTTTGATTCGCTTGAAGCGATTGTATCCAGAAGCCCCTTGCACGCTGAATTATGCAACGCCAGTACAACTTTTGGTAGCAACGATTCTTTCTGCGCAGTGTACTGATGAACGCGTAAATCAGGTGACACCAGAGTTGTTTCGGCGATTTCCCGACGCAGCGGCGATCGCAAATGCCGATCCTGCTGAGATAGAAACAATAATTCGTCCCACAGGCTTTTATCGCAATAAAGCCAAGAATATTCAAGCGGCTTGTCGAATATTGGTGCAAGAGTATGGCGGTAACGTGCCAGCACGGATGGAGAAATTGTTAACGTTACCAGGAGTCGCCCGCAAAACTGCCAATGTAGTTCTCGCTCATGCGTATGATATTCATGTTGGAGTAACAGTAGATACTCATGTCAAGCGGCTATCTTATCGTTTGGGATTAACAAAACATACCGATCCACTGCATATTGAGCGCGACTTGATGCGCTTATTACCTCAAGAAGACTGGGAAAACTGGTCGATTCGATTAATCTATCACGGTCGAGCTATTTGCAAAGCCAGAAATCCCTTGTGCGATGCTTGCGTACTAGCTGATTTATGTCCATCTGCTCATCTCAGCAATCCGCCACAGCAAGAATTACCTTCAGCCTTGCCAGCCCAAACACCTGCTAGTTAG